In the Flavobacterium acetivorans genome, one interval contains:
- the pdxH gene encoding pyridoxamine 5'-phosphate oxidase: MQDLSNYRKSYDKSELLESTIPEDPINLFNRWFHETEDFGGTEEVNAMTVSTIGLDGFPKARVVLLKKYNEEGFIFYTNYNSEKGKAIANNPNVCLSFFWHSMERQVIIKGIAQRTAEIVSDNYFDSRPDGSKLGAIVSNQSEVVPSRTFLEENLKQLENEYESMVIPRPKHWGGFLVVPHEVEFWQGRPNRLHDRIRYTSQDDFSWKIERLSP, encoded by the coding sequence ATGCAAGATTTAAGTAATTATAGAAAATCATACGATAAAAGTGAATTGCTGGAGTCTACTATACCTGAAGATCCTATAAATCTTTTTAACAGATGGTTTCATGAAACAGAGGATTTTGGTGGGACTGAAGAAGTGAATGCAATGACGGTTTCTACAATTGGCCTAGACGGCTTTCCTAAAGCCAGAGTAGTTTTATTAAAAAAATACAACGAAGAAGGCTTTATTTTTTATACCAACTATAATTCCGAAAAGGGTAAAGCAATTGCCAATAATCCTAATGTATGTCTGTCTTTTTTTTGGCATAGTATGGAACGTCAGGTAATTATTAAAGGAATTGCACAAAGAACCGCTGAAATTGTTTCGGATAATTATTTTGATTCCAGACCAGACGGCAGTAAATTGGGAGCTATTGTTTCAAACCAAAGCGAAGTGGTTCCTTCCCGTACTTTTTTAGAAGAGAATTTGAAACAACTAGAAAATGAGTACGAAAGTATGGTGATTCCAAGACCGAAGCACTGGGGAGGTTTTTTAGTGGTTCCTCATGAAGTGGAATTTTGGCAAGGAAGACCCAATCGTTTGCATGATAGAATTCGATATACTAGCCAAGATGATTTTTCATGGAAGATAGAAAGATTATCTCCATAG
- a CDS encoding CAP domain-containing protein, producing the protein MEIKLLRTVLLAVTIITLNSCSSDVSETASVEAKTEKVENYTYSVSELEAMQLINEYRVSVGLNSLQKINHISFKSEEHDNYMITKKEPSHDGFVSRSENIMNVLGAKKVGENVAFNFVSPKSAVTAWLNSPGHKENIEGDFTHFGMAIREDPASGKKYYTNIFAKI; encoded by the coding sequence ATGGAAATAAAATTACTACGTACAGTTTTACTTGCTGTTACAATAATTACTTTAAATTCTTGTAGCTCTGATGTTTCAGAAACAGCTTCGGTTGAAGCTAAGACTGAAAAAGTTGAAAATTATACTTATAGCGTTTCTGAATTGGAAGCAATGCAGTTGATAAATGAGTATCGTGTAAGTGTTGGTTTAAATTCTTTACAAAAAATTAATCATATTTCTTTTAAGTCTGAGGAGCATGATAATTACATGATCACTAAAAAAGAACCTAGTCATGATGGTTTTGTTTCTCGTTCAGAAAACATTATGAATGTTTTAGGTGCTAAGAAAGTAGGGGAGAATGTTGCCTTTAATTTTGTAAGCCCTAAAAGTGCTGTTACTGCTTGGTTAAACAGTCCTGGTCATAAAGAGAACATAGAGGGTGATTTTACTCACTTTGGAATGGCAATTCGTGAAGATCCAGCCAGTGGAAAAAAATATTATACGAATATATTCGCTAAAATTTAA
- a CDS encoding CAP domain-containing protein, with translation MKTKLLRTVLLLSVVCIMNSCSSDTSDADAVENKLSVVENYDYTATELEAMNLINDYRVSVGLNRLEKINHMSYKSEEHDNYMIANKVVNHNDFVARSQNIIKVLGAKTVAENIAYNYNSPADALKAWLNSPGHKENIVGNFTHFGIAIKADPENGRKYYTNIFAKI, from the coding sequence ATGAAAACAAAATTACTTCGTACAGTATTACTCTTATCAGTGGTATGTATAATGAATTCCTGTTCTTCTGATACTTCTGATGCAGATGCAGTAGAGAACAAACTAAGTGTGGTTGAAAATTACGATTATACTGCAACCGAATTGGAAGCCATGAATTTGATAAATGATTACAGAGTTAGTGTTGGCTTAAATCGTTTAGAGAAAATAAATCATATGTCATATAAGTCTGAAGAGCACGACAACTATATGATTGCTAATAAAGTTGTAAATCATAACGATTTTGTAGCTCGCTCACAAAACATCATAAAAGTTTTGGGAGCAAAAACAGTAGCAGAGAATATAGCCTATAATTATAATTCACCTGCAGATGCTTTAAAGGCTTGGTTGAATAGTCCAGGTCATAAAGAGAATATTGTTGGCAACTTTACTCATTTTGGGATTGCAATAAAAGCTGATCCGGAAAATGGTCGTAAATATTATACTAATATTTTTGCAAAAATTTAA
- a CDS encoding CAP domain-containing protein — protein MISSCSSDMSGREKIGLKPEIVLNYTYSASEIEVMNLINDYRLSVGLNSLEKINHISYKSEEHNIYMITNDVLNHDGFVARSENIIQALEAKAVAENIARNYDSPQDAVNAWLNSATHKGNIVGNFTHFGIAIDQDAVTGKKYYTNIFVRI, from the coding sequence ATGATAAGTTCTTGTTCTTCGGATATGTCTGGACGGGAAAAGATAGGATTGAAACCTGAAATTGTTTTAAATTACACTTACAGTGCATCTGAAATAGAAGTGATGAATTTAATAAATGATTACCGACTTAGTGTTGGCTTAAATTCTCTTGAGAAAATAAATCATATTTCTTATAAGTCAGAAGAGCATAATATTTACATGATTACTAATGATGTTTTAAATCATGATGGTTTTGTGGCTCGTTCAGAGAATATTATACAAGCTTTAGAAGCTAAAGCGGTAGCCGAAAATATAGCTCGTAATTATGATAGTCCTCAAGATGCAGTAAATGCTTGGTTGAATAGTGCAACCCATAAAGGGAATATCGTTGGGAATTTTACTCATTTTGGAATTGCAATAGATCAAGATGCCGTTACAGGAAAGAAATATTACACTAATATTTTCGTAAGAATATAA
- a CDS encoding OmpA family protein, producing the protein MKNSILLFITIVSAFSFNCFAQKARVSIAEKKYDNYAYIDAIKTYERVAEKGYKSVDMFKKLGNSYYYNAQLDQAAKWYAELFAMTQDLEPEYYYRYAQSLRSIGENDKADEIMQKFNQLSGNDSRGTLFEKDRNFLEEIKANSGRYQVENAGINSKYSDYGSSFYLNKIVFASARDTGSLGQRKHAWTNQYFTNLYVADLDEAMSPAAVLKFDRNVKSRFHESTPTFTKDGKTMYFTRNNFLEGKKGKDGNNITLIKIYKANFENDKWKNITELPFNSDSYSTAHPALSADEKTLYFASDMPGTFGQSDLFKVKINEDGSFGIPENLGRTINTEGRETFPFLTNENEIYFASDGHPGLGGLDIFVSKINADGTFDKVQNIGTDANSPQDDFAYLIDTKTRRGFFSSNRDGGQGYDDIYKFLETKKLVCEQELYGEITDLATGEILPNTKISLLDDSLTLLNTVYSDEKGNYSLTVECGKRYSVRAAKEEYTTKEEIITIVKENGRTHLPFALEKARCKVAVGDDLGKCFGIKMIYFDFDKSDIRMEAALDLEKILDVMNQYPTMKLDIRSHTDSRGTFKYNESLSDRRAKSTIKWLVKNGVDKNRLTGKGYGENQLVNRCADGVDCSEEEHQMNRRSEFIITEL; encoded by the coding sequence ATGAAAAATAGTATACTTCTTTTTATCACCATAGTTAGTGCTTTTTCATTTAACTGTTTTGCCCAAAAAGCAAGAGTTTCCATAGCCGAAAAAAAGTATGACAACTATGCTTATATAGATGCAATAAAAACTTACGAAAGAGTTGCAGAGAAAGGGTACAAATCGGTAGATATGTTTAAAAAACTAGGGAATTCCTATTACTATAATGCCCAACTGGATCAGGCTGCAAAATGGTATGCTGAATTATTTGCCATGACCCAAGACTTAGAACCAGAATATTATTATCGCTATGCTCAATCCTTAAGGTCTATAGGCGAGAATGACAAGGCTGATGAGATAATGCAAAAATTTAACCAGCTATCTGGAAACGACAGCCGAGGGACACTTTTTGAAAAAGATCGGAATTTCCTTGAGGAAATTAAAGCCAATTCAGGAAGGTATCAAGTAGAAAACGCAGGAATTAATTCTAAATATTCTGATTATGGTTCTTCTTTCTATCTGAATAAAATAGTCTTTGCTTCTGCCAGAGATACCGGTAGTCTAGGCCAAAGAAAACATGCTTGGACTAATCAATATTTTACTAATCTTTATGTAGCTGATTTAGATGAAGCAATGTCTCCTGCGGCAGTCCTAAAATTTGACCGAAATGTAAAATCAAGATTCCATGAGTCTACCCCAACTTTTACCAAAGACGGAAAAACAATGTACTTTACCCGAAATAACTTTCTAGAAGGAAAAAAAGGAAAAGACGGCAATAACATTACTTTAATAAAAATATATAAGGCTAATTTTGAAAATGATAAATGGAAAAACATAACCGAACTTCCATTCAATAGCGACAGCTATAGTACAGCACATCCCGCCTTAAGTGCCGACGAAAAAACATTATATTTTGCTTCGGATATGCCGGGTACATTTGGACAATCTGATTTATTTAAAGTAAAGATTAACGAAGACGGAAGCTTTGGAATACCCGAAAATTTGGGAAGAACGATCAATACTGAAGGTAGGGAAACCTTCCCGTTCCTAACCAATGAAAACGAAATTTATTTTGCTTCAGATGGGCATCCGGGTCTGGGAGGTTTAGACATATTTGTTTCTAAAATCAATGCAGACGGCACTTTTGACAAAGTTCAAAACATAGGAACCGATGCCAATTCTCCTCAAGATGATTTTGCCTATTTAATAGATACCAAAACCAGAAGAGGTTTCTTTTCCTCTAATAGGGATGGCGGTCAAGGTTATGATGATATTTATAAATTTCTTGAAACTAAAAAATTAGTTTGTGAGCAAGAACTCTACGGTGAAATTACCGATTTAGCTACTGGTGAAATCTTACCAAATACAAAAATAAGTTTGCTAGATGATTCACTCACTTTACTAAATACTGTCTATTCGGATGAGAAAGGAAATTATTCCCTAACGGTAGAATGTGGCAAAAGATATAGTGTTAGAGCGGCCAAAGAAGAATACACCACCAAAGAAGAAATAATTACGATCGTCAAAGAAAATGGTAGAACCCATCTGCCATTTGCACTAGAAAAAGCAAGATGTAAAGTGGCCGTAGGAGATGATTTGGGTAAATGCTTTGGAATAAAAATGATTTATTTTGACTTTGATAAATCAGACATTCGAATGGAAGCTGCCCTAGATCTAGAAAAAATACTAGATGTTATGAATCAATATCCAACTATGAAACTCGATATCCGATCACATACTGATAGCCGAGGCACTTTCAAGTACAATGAATCTTTATCAGACCGAAGAGCAAAATCTACCATAAAATGGTTGGTTAAAAATGGTGTAGATAAAAATCGCCTCACAGGTAAAGGCTATGGAGAAAACCAACTCGTAAACAGATGTGCTGACGGTGTTGATTGCTCTGAAGAAGAACATCAAATGAATAGACGTAGCGAGTTTATCATAACTGAGTTATAA
- a CDS encoding flagellar motor protein MotB → MKKNLLVLIVLNVFSFNGYTQNEKFYVTEKISDKYAYVDVVKTYERIVAKGYKSIVMFKTIGDSYYTNFELDKAAKWYCELFAMTADLEPKYYQQYAKSLKAIGENDKANEILKRLNQKNENRVDNTSLKLQ, encoded by the coding sequence ATGAAAAAAAACCTACTTGTTTTAATAGTATTAAATGTGTTTTCATTTAACGGCTATACTCAAAATGAAAAATTCTATGTAACTGAAAAAATAAGCGATAAATATGCCTATGTAGATGTTGTAAAGACCTACGAAAGAATTGTAGCAAAAGGCTATAAATCCATAGTCATGTTTAAAACTATTGGAGATTCCTATTATACAAATTTTGAATTAGACAAAGCAGCAAAATGGTATTGTGAACTATTTGCCATGACAGCTGATTTAGAACCTAAATATTATCAACAATACGCCAAGTCATTGAAAGCTATAGGTGAAAATGATAAGGCCAATGAAATTCTCAAACGTTTAAACCAAAAAAATGAAAATAGAGTTGATAATACTTCTTTAAAACTACAATAA
- a CDS encoding PorP/SprF family type IX secretion system membrane protein: MKTRVLLFALLFTGAVSYAQQDAQFTQYMYNTININPAYAGSRGALSIFALHRTQWVGLDGAPVTNAVSVNTPLNESHLGLGISLINDKIGPTHENTISADLSYTIPTSETFKLSFGIKATANLFDLDVNKLNPVDDDPSLHDYNNKFSPNIGGGIYYHSDKAYLGLSVPNFIETNRYDDNEVAIFKEKINYYLIAGYVFDLSSYAKFKPALLTKMVKGAPLQVDVSGNFMLYDKFVVGVAYRWSAALSASVGFQISDALYIGYGYDHETTDLKHYNSGSHEIFLRYDIFKKNNKITTPRFF, from the coding sequence ATGAAGACAAGAGTATTATTATTCGCCTTGCTGTTTACTGGAGCTGTAAGTTATGCACAACAAGATGCGCAATTTACACAGTACATGTATAACACAATCAATATCAATCCCGCTTATGCAGGATCGAGAGGAGCTTTGAGTATATTTGCTTTACATCGCACTCAATGGGTAGGCCTAGACGGAGCACCTGTTACTAATGCGGTATCAGTCAATACACCTTTAAATGAAAGTCACTTGGGTTTGGGAATATCTCTAATAAATGATAAAATTGGCCCCACTCATGAGAATACTATTTCGGCAGATTTATCTTACACCATCCCTACTTCTGAGACATTTAAACTCTCTTTTGGAATCAAGGCAACGGCTAATCTATTCGATTTAGATGTAAATAAATTAAACCCTGTTGATGATGATCCTAGCCTCCACGATTACAATAATAAATTTTCACCAAATATTGGTGGAGGAATTTATTATCATTCTGATAAAGCCTATCTGGGTTTATCTGTTCCTAATTTCATAGAAACCAATCGATATGATGACAATGAGGTGGCAATTTTTAAAGAAAAAATTAATTATTATCTTATTGCTGGATACGTATTTGATTTAAGCAGTTATGCAAAATTCAAACCTGCACTACTTACAAAGATGGTTAAAGGGGCTCCTCTCCAAGTAGATGTATCTGGGAATTTTATGCTCTATGATAAATTTGTTGTTGGTGTCGCCTACAGATGGAGTGCCGCATTAAGTGCTTCAGTTGGATTCCAAATATCAGATGCATTATATATTGGATACGGTTATGATCATGAAACTACAGATTTAAAGCATTATAATTCCGGATCTCATGAAATATTCCTGCGTTATGATATATTTAAAAAGAATAATAAAATAACAACCCCAAGATTCTTCTAA
- a CDS encoding DUF7507 domain-containing protein yields the protein MKSIFTHSTKSFIFHLVSFFSLTMAVAQTTTTFPNPNSCTSGDLELVGATLVEGVGCDACDQIPQEITRTLKVSINNTTGSTRTSFAFWGQLEIYDGNTGLLKPSESGPISGCGGPLPGNTITSLATIPIKYTCGDILKITNLFLAWTDASPGSTCASLNSATIAPKCGTLPSIKIENGVNGEFAVTNLQCYGSNNGSIDLTPTGGTAPYSYTWTASDGGIIPAGQEHNQDLSVLVAGTYTVNIQDANHCNITKSRTIVQPETPLVAAIGSVTNVNCKGGATGSATASATGGTAAYTYSWNTNPIQNTALASGLAAGTYTVTVTDSKGCTDTEQITITEPQNALIAAIGSVMNVNCKGSVTGSATASATGGTAAYTYSWNTNPIQNTAVASGLAAGTYTVTVTDSKGCIDTEQITITEPQDVLVASIGSVANVNCKGGATGSATASATGGTAAYTYSWNTNPIQNTALASGLTAGTYTVTVTDSKGCIDTEQITITEPQNALVASIGSVANVNCKGDATGSATASATGGTAAYTYSWNTNPIQNTALASGLAAGTYTVTVTDSKGCTDTEQITITEPQNALVAAIGSVMNVNCKGNATGSATASATGGTATYTYSWNTNPVQNTAVASGLTAGTYIVTVTDSKGCTDTEQITITEPQNALVAAIGSVMNVNCKGNATGSATASATGGTAAYTYSWNTTPVQNTAVASGLTAGTYTVTVTDSKGCTDTEQITITEPQDALIAAIGSIVNVNCKGEATGSATASATGGTATYTYSWNTNPVQNTAVAYGLTAGTYTVTATDSKGCTDTEQITITEPQNALVATIGSIVNVNCKGDATGSATASATGGTAAYTYSWNTNPVQNTAVASGLTAGTYIVTVTDSKGCTDTEQITITEPQNVLVTAIGSVVNVNCKGEATGSATASATGGTTAYTYSWNTNPVQNTALASGLIAGMYTVTVTDSKGCTDTEQITITEPQDVLSCSIMQDKAVSSNGLSDGEATVTPIGGNGGYTYLWDNGETTAKAVGLNVGLHAVTITDSKGCQTTCNVTISQPDVLSCSIIQDTPAKCYGDSNGIASVTAIGGNGEYTYLWDNGETTAQAIALNAGNHSVTVTDKLGYQTTCNVTVEQPNAALSATAIIVNNNNCVGCTNGSITQTVSGGTSPYTYLWSNGATTKDLNSLSKGSYTVEIKDYNGCVINYTYTIVESGIALVKTGTFNDSNSDGYAQAGETINYAFSVTNIGEVTLTNISITDPLVTIIGGPIATLSIGATDSSTFTASYLLTQSDIDAGMVINSALAIGKDSENIDVKDISGTDINNDTETITQLIQSPSIVVTKDGFYNDTNEDGITNVGDKVIYNFTVKNTGNVTLKNIIIADILPGLEISGGPIDLEPNAIDNNTFTAFYTIAQKDINAGFVYNLATVSGTPPVGEPVTSTSTDPTPCVSCPVNPDCPAETDCSNYTITPLNQTPSLVITKDGTYVDTNEDGITSIGDKVTYNFTVRNTGNVTLTNITIHDLLPDIQILGGPIDLEPNAIDNNTFTAFYTIKQNDINTGFVYNLAIATGTPPLGEPVSATSTDPTPCTSCPANPNCPAETDCSSYTVTPLNQNPSLQVTKTATVSSNGNDTDVYSFVGDVINYTIIVKNTGNVTLHDIIVIDELTGLTTQPIATLAPGESLEAILQTYTITKNDLAQDSVVNIAKATAKDPNGVAIPPASGTVTVEKASVLGCESIVVHNAFSPNGDGINETFIIDGIGDTTCYPENTVEIYNRWGVLVFETTNYNNQTNVFDGYSRGRTTISKSSGLPTGTYYYILNYTSVDLSGNIQTNRKDGYLYLTR from the coding sequence ATGAAATCAATCTTTACCCATTCGACAAAATCATTTATATTTCATTTAGTAAGCTTTTTTAGTTTAACAATGGCTGTTGCCCAAACAACAACAACATTTCCTAATCCAAATTCCTGTACATCTGGTGATTTGGAATTAGTTGGTGCAACTCTCGTTGAGGGAGTCGGTTGCGATGCCTGTGACCAAATACCTCAAGAGATAACCAGAACACTAAAAGTTTCCATTAATAACACCACTGGTTCAACTAGGACATCTTTTGCTTTTTGGGGACAATTAGAAATCTATGACGGAAATACGGGATTATTAAAACCTTCCGAGTCCGGACCAATAAGTGGTTGTGGTGGTCCACTACCAGGTAATACTATAACAAGTTTAGCTACTATTCCAATTAAATATACTTGTGGTGATATATTAAAGATTACTAATCTATTTTTGGCATGGACCGATGCATCTCCTGGTAGTACTTGTGCTTCTTTAAATTCTGCCACAATTGCTCCCAAATGTGGAACATTACCTTCTATAAAAATTGAAAATGGTGTAAATGGAGAATTTGCTGTGACCAATTTACAATGTTATGGATCAAATAATGGAAGTATTGACTTAACCCCAACTGGAGGAACAGCTCCATATTCTTATACATGGACTGCTTCTGATGGGGGAATTATCCCGGCTGGACAAGAACACAATCAAGATCTTAGCGTTTTAGTGGCTGGTACCTATACAGTAAACATTCAAGATGCTAATCATTGTAACATTACAAAAAGTAGAACTATTGTACAACCTGAAACCCCTCTTGTTGCTGCAATTGGTTCTGTAACAAATGTAAACTGTAAAGGTGGTGCAACAGGATCAGCTACAGCTTCAGCTACAGGCGGAACTGCAGCTTATACCTATAGCTGGAATACCAATCCGATTCAAAACACAGCTCTAGCCTCCGGATTGGCTGCGGGCACCTATACTGTTACAGTAACAGATTCTAAAGGGTGTACTGACACCGAACAAATTACTATCACTGAACCGCAAAATGCGCTTATAGCTGCAATTGGTTCTGTAATGAATGTAAACTGCAAAGGAAGCGTCACGGGATCAGCTACAGCTTCAGCTACAGGCGGAACTGCAGCTTATACCTATAGTTGGAATACCAATCCGATTCAAAATACAGCTGTAGCCTCTGGATTAGCTGCAGGGACCTATACCGTAACGGTAACGGATTCAAAAGGTTGTATTGATACTGAACAAATTACTATAACAGAACCGCAAGATGTGCTTGTTGCTTCAATTGGTTCTGTGGCGAATGTAAACTGTAAAGGTGGTGCAACAGGATCAGCTACAGCTTCAGCTACAGGCGGAACTGCAGCTTATACCTATAGTTGGAATACCAATCCGATTCAAAATACAGCCCTAGCTTCTGGATTAACTGCAGGTACCTATACCGTAACGGTAACGGATTCCAAAGGTTGTATTGACACTGAACAAATTACTATAACAGAACCGCAAAATGCGCTTGTTGCTTCAATTGGTTCTGTGGCGAATGTAAACTGTAAAGGTGATGCAACAGGATCAGCTACAGCTTCAGCTACAGGCGGAACTGCAGCTTATACCTATAGTTGGAATACCAATCCGATTCAAAACACAGCTCTAGCCTCCGGATTGGCTGCGGGCACCTATACTGTTACAGTAACAGATTCTAAAGGGTGTACTGACACCGAACAAATTACTATCACTGAACCGCAAAATGCGCTTGTAGCAGCAATTGGTTCTGTAATGAATGTAAACTGCAAAGGAAACGCCACGGGATCAGCAACTGCTTCGGCTACTGGCGGAACTGCAACTTATACCTATAGTTGGAACACCAATCCGGTTCAAAATACTGCAGTAGCCTCTGGTTTGACTGCGGGCACCTATATTGTTACAGTAACAGATTCCAAAGGCTGTACCGACACCGAACAAATTACTATCACTGAACCGCAAAATGCGCTTGTAGCAGCAATTGGTTCTGTAATGAATGTAAACTGCAAAGGAAACGCCACGGGATCAGCAACTGCTTCGGCTACTGGCGGAACTGCTGCATATACCTATAGTTGGAACACCACTCCTGTTCAAAATACTGCGGTAGCCTCTGGTTTGACTGCGGGCACCTATACTGTTACAGTTACAGATTCCAAAGGCTGTACCGATACCGAACAAATTACTATAACTGAACCGCAAGATGCGCTTATAGCAGCAATTGGTTCTATCGTTAATGTAAACTGTAAAGGAGAAGCCACGGGATCAGCAACTGCTTCGGCTACTGGCGGAACTGCAACTTATACCTATAGTTGGAACACTAATCCTGTTCAAAATACTGCTGTAGCCTATGGTTTGACTGCAGGAACGTATACAGTAACAGCAACAGATTCCAAAGGCTGTACTGACACAGAACAAATTACTATCACTGAACCTCAAAATGCACTTGTTGCTACAATTGGTTCTATCGTTAATGTAAACTGCAAAGGAGACGCCACGGGATCAGCAACTGCTTCGGCTACAGGCGGAACTGCTGCTTATACCTATAGTTGGAACACTAATCCTGTTCAAAATACTGCGGTAGCCTCTGGTTTGACTGCAGGAACTTATATAGTAACAGTAACGGATTCCAAAGGATGTACTGACACCGAACAAATTACTATCACTGAACCTCAAAATGTACTTGTAACTGCTATTGGTTCTGTCGTAAATGTAAATTGCAAAGGAGAAGCTACGGGATCAGCAACTGCTTCGGCTACAGGCGGAACTACTGCTTATACCTATAGTTGGAACACTAATCCTGTTCAAAATACTGCGCTAGCCTCAGGTTTGATTGCAGGAATGTATACAGTAACAGTAACAGATTCCAAAGGCTGTACCGATACCGAACAAATTACTATAACAGAACCACAAGATGTGCTATCGTGTTCAATTATGCAAGACAAAGCTGTTTCTTCTAATGGTTTAAGCGATGGCGAAGCCACTGTTACTCCTATTGGTGGAAATGGAGGATATACCTACTTATGGGATAATGGGGAAACTACTGCTAAAGCTGTAGGTCTTAACGTAGGATTACATGCAGTAACTATTACCGATAGTAAAGGTTGTCAAACAACTTGTAATGTAACAATCAGTCAACCTGATGTGCTATCTTGTAGCATTATTCAAGATACTCCTGCTAAATGTTATGGAGACAGTAATGGGATAGCCTCAGTAACAGCTATAGGAGGTAATGGTGAATACACTTATTTGTGGGATAACGGAGAAACTACTGCACAGGCAATTGCTTTAAATGCAGGAAATCATAGCGTTACTGTTACCGATAAATTAGGATACCAAACAACTTGTAATGTAACTGTTGAGCAACCAAATGCAGCCTTAAGTGCTACCGCTATTATAGTAAACAATAATAATTGTGTAGGATGTACTAACGGCTCAATAACTCAAACAGTCAGTGGTGGTACAAGCCCATATACATATTTATGGTCTAATGGCGCAACTACCAAAGACTTAAATTCACTATCTAAGGGCAGCTATACTGTTGAAATTAAAGACTATAATGGATGTGTAATAAACTACACTTATACGATAGTCGAGTCAGGGATAGCCTTGGTAAAAACAGGAACTTTCAACGATAGCAACTCAGACGGATATGCGCAAGCGGGAGAAACTATCAATTATGCTTTCTCTGTCACTAATATTGGTGAGGTAACTCTAACCAATATCTCCATTACCGATCCTTTAGTGACCATTATTGGAGGGCCTATAGCTACACTTTCCATTGGAGCAACTGATTCTTCGACTTTTACCGCTTCTTATCTACTGACACAAAGCGATATTGATGCCGGTATGGTGATAAATTCTGCTTTGGCAATAGGCAAAGATTCTGAAAATATTGATGTGAAAGATATCTCAGGAACTGATATAAATAACGATACTGAAACCATAACTCAGCTGATACAATCCCCTTCAATAGTTGTCACCAAAGATGGATTTTATAATGACACCAATGAAGATGGAATTACAAATGTTGGGGATAAAGTTATTTATAATTTCACGGTAAAAAACACGGGGAATGTAACCTTAAAAAATATTATTATAGCTGACATATTGCCCGGATTAGAAATTTCTGGTGGTCCAATTGATCTTGAACCTAATGCAATTGATAATAACACATTTACTGCCTTTTATACAATTGCTCAAAAGGATATTAATGCTGGATTTGTGTATAACTTAGCAACGGTAAGTGGAACACCACCTGTAGGGGAACCTGTTACGAGTACTTCTACTGATCCTACTCCTTGTGTTTCCTGCCCAGTTAATCCTGATTGTCCTGCAGAAACTGATTGTAGTAACTATACGATTACTCCTCTAAATCAAACACCTTCGTTAGTTATCACAAAAGATGGGACTTATGTGGATACTAATGAAGACGGTATTACAAGCATTGGCGATAAAGTAACTTACAACTTCACGGTAAGAAATACCGGTAATGTTACATTGACAAACATAACCATACATGACCTATTACCAGACATACAAATTTTAGGAGGACCAATTGACCTTGAGCCTAATGCTATTGATAATAATACATTTACCGCTTTTTATACAATTAAGCAAAATGATATTAACACTGGTTTTGTTTACAATTTAGCTATAGCTACAGGAACACCGCCTTTAGGAGAACCTGTTTCTGCAACCTCTACAGATCCTACACCTTGTACTTCCTGTCCTGCTAACCCAAATTGTCCAGCCGAAACGGATTGTAGTAGCTACACAGTTACTCCGCTCAATCAAAATCCCAGCTTGCAAGTTACTAAAACGGCAACCGTTAGCAGTAATGGTAATGATACAGATGTCTACAGTTTCGTTGGCGATGTAATCAATTATACCATAATAGTAAAAAATACCGGTAATGTAACACTTCATGATATTATAGTGATAGATGAATTAACAGGATTGACTACACAGCCTATCGCAACCTTGGCACCTGGTGAATCTTTGGAAGCTATTCTCCAAACTTATACAATAACCAAAAATGATTTAGCTCAAGATTCAGTCGTCAATATTGCAAAAGCGACAGCAAAAGATCCAAATGGAGTGGCAATCCCACCAGCTTCAGGTACTGTGACTGTTGAAAAAGCCAGCGTATTAGGATGTGAAAGTATTGTCGTTCATAATGCTTTCTCTCCAAATGGAGATGGAATTAACGAAACCTTTATAATTGACGGTATAGGTGATACTACTTGTTATCCTGAAAATACAGTAGAAATTTACAACCGCTGGGGAGTATTAGTTTTTGAAACAACAAACTATAATAATCAAACTAATGTTTTTGATGGCTATTCAAGAGGTAGAACAACCATTAGTAAATCATCCGGTTTACCTACAGGAACCTATTACTATATCTTGAATTATACTTCGGTTGATCTCAGTGGTAATATCCAAACCAATAGAAAAGATGGGTATTTATACCTCACACGATAA